A window of Clostridium botulinum BKT015925 contains these coding sequences:
- a CDS encoding Na/Pi cotransporter family protein: protein MDYKMIFGLLGGLGLFVYGMKLMGDGLQKAAGDKLKKILEALTSKTIFAILVGAVVAGIIQSSSATTVMTIGFVNAGLMNLFQATGVIMGANIGTTMTAQLIAFNLTDVAPLILAIGSAIVLFSKKKKTKDIGDIILGFGILFIGMSLMETSMTPLSKLPEFSNLILTIGKHPLLGVLVGLGMTATVQSSSATIGILMALVHSGSITSLAVALPILFGDNIGTCVTALLAGIGTHKNAKRASIIHLTFNTIGTIIFMAAFGLVLKIVPLFGGNLEREIANAHTLFNITNVMIQAPFIPLLVKFVNKVVPGEDTDGNALTLEYLDKRLLETPSIACGQVIKEIARMGKIAKDNLEDSMSCFLNNDENLIQSVVEHENLINFLHREITDYMVSLSNTNLSEKQSELITSLFHVVSDIERIGDHADNIAELAEVKINDNLPFSDESLEDIKNMYELTKSAVDKTIFALEKFDSEAADEVIKIERNIDLLETQLRKEHVHRLNTRTCNAVSASIFVDLLTNFERVGDHSNNISQMVLEQN from the coding sequence ATGGACTACAAAATGATTTTTGGATTACTAGGAGGACTTGGATTATTTGTCTATGGTATGAAGCTTATGGGTGATGGACTCCAAAAAGCTGCTGGGGATAAGCTAAAAAAGATTTTAGAAGCTTTAACTAGTAAAACTATATTCGCCATACTTGTAGGTGCAGTTGTAGCTGGTATAATTCAGAGTAGTAGCGCTACAACAGTAATGACTATTGGTTTCGTTAATGCAGGTCTTATGAATTTGTTTCAAGCTACTGGAGTAATTATGGGTGCCAATATTGGTACAACCATGACGGCTCAACTTATAGCATTTAATTTAACAGATGTTGCACCATTAATACTTGCTATTGGTTCTGCCATTGTTTTATTTTCTAAAAAGAAAAAAACTAAAGATATTGGAGATATAATTCTGGGATTTGGTATATTATTCATAGGTATGTCTTTAATGGAAACTTCTATGACTCCATTATCTAAATTACCGGAATTCTCTAATTTAATACTTACTATAGGCAAACATCCATTATTAGGTGTTCTTGTAGGATTAGGCATGACTGCAACAGTTCAAAGCAGTAGTGCTACTATAGGTATTCTTATGGCTCTTGTTCATAGTGGATCAATAACTAGCCTTGCTGTAGCTTTACCAATCCTTTTTGGTGATAATATTGGAACATGTGTTACTGCACTTCTTGCAGGTATAGGAACTCATAAAAATGCTAAACGTGCATCAATTATACATCTTACCTTCAATACAATAGGTACTATAATATTCATGGCAGCCTTTGGATTAGTTTTAAAAATAGTTCCTTTATTTGGTGGTAATCTTGAAAGAGAAATTGCTAATGCGCATACATTATTTAATATAACTAATGTTATGATACAAGCTCCATTTATACCTTTACTTGTTAAATTTGTAAACAAGGTGGTTCCTGGAGAAGATACTGATGGAAATGCACTTACCCTAGAATATCTTGATAAAAGACTTTTAGAAACTCCATCAATTGCTTGTGGTCAAGTAATTAAGGAAATTGCTAGAATGGGTAAAATAGCTAAAGATAACTTGGAAGATTCTATGTCTTGTTTCTTAAACAATGACGAAAATTTAATACAGTCTGTAGTAGAACATGAAAATTTAATAAATTTCTTACATAGAGAAATTACAGATTATATGGTTTCTTTGTCAAATACTAATTTATCAGAAAAGCAGTCAGAACTTATAACATCTTTATTTCATGTAGTTAGTGACATAGAAAGAATCGGTGATCATGCCGATAATATAGCTGAACTAGCTGAAGTTAAAATAAATGATAATTTACCATTCTCTGATGAATCATTAGAAGATATAAAAAATATGTATGAACTAACAAAATCAGCTGTAGATAAAACTATATTTGCTTTAGAAAAATTTGATAGTGAAGCTGCTGATGAAGTTATTAAAATAGAACGTAATATTGACCTTCTTGAAACACAATTAAGAAAAGAACACGTTCATCGACTTAATACTAGAACATGTAATGCCGTAAGTGCTTCTATATTTGTAGATTTACTTACAAACTTTGAGAGAGTTGGAGACCATTCAAATAATATATCTCAAATGGTACTTGAACAAAATTAA